The following nucleotide sequence is from Desulfurobacterium indicum.
AATAGCTGACGACGAAAGAAACATAAGGCTGGTTTTAAAAAAATACCTTGAAACCCTCGGACACATCGTTTACGAGGCAGAAAACGGAAATCAGGCTCTTGAAATACTTAAAACAAAAAAACCGGACATGGCATTTTTAGACATAAAAATGCCCGGAATAAGCGGCATAGAACTTCTATCCTACGAAAAGAACATTCCCAAAGTCATTCTCACAGCATACGGAACAATGGATTACACGATAAAAGCCATAGACAAAGGAGCTGTTGAATACATCACCAAACCTTTCGAACTGGAAGAGATAAAAACAATCATCGACAAAATCACATTTTCAACAGAAAAAGAAGAACTTGACGTTATAGACGAAGACGCCATCATAGGCTCCAGCAAAAAGATGCAGGAAGTATTTAAATTAATAGGGAGAGTTGCCAGAACCGATGCAACCGTACTCATAGTCGGTGAAAGTGGAACAGGCAAAGAGCTTGTAGCCAGGGCAATTCATAAGTATTCCAAAAGGGCAAATGGGCCTTTCGTTGCCATAAATTGCGCCGCCCTCCCGACAAACCTGTTAGAAGCCGAACTGTTCGGATACGAAAAAGGAGCATTCACAGGTGCAACTTCAAGAAAGAAAGGGTTTTTCGAACAGGCACACGGAGGAACGCTATTCCTTGACGAAATAGGAGAAATTGAACTTCCCCTTCAATCAAAACTATTAAGAGCAATACAGGAAAAAGAGATAAGACGGCTTGGAGGAGATGCACCGATAAAGGTTGATGTGAGAATAGTTGCAGCCACAAACAGAAATCTTGAAAAAGAAGTAAAAAAAGGACGTTTCAGAGAAGACCTCTTTTACAGACTTAACGTCTTAAAAATAGAGCTCCCGCCACTAAGAGAACGGAAAGAAGACATAATTCCCCTTACAAACTTCTTCATAAAAAAATTCTCAAAGGAATTCAAGCTTCCGATAAAACAGTTAACAGAAAGGGCAAAGAAATGGTTATATTCCTATGATTTTCCAGGAAACGTCAGAGAACTTGAGAACATGATACTTAAAGCAATGCTCCTTTCTCCGATTGATATAATAGATATTAACGACCTTCTGACAGAAAAACAGGAAGAAAAAGCGCCTAATCTACAAGAAGCCATAAGAGAATTTGTAACTTACGTATTCACGGTAGAGCAAAAAGACAAAAACAATCTTTACGACATAGTAATGAAAAGCGCGGAGAAAATACTCATAACGGAAGTTTTAAAACATACCAACTGGAATCAGGTAAAAGCTGCAAGAACACTTGGCATACACAGAAACACCCTTAGAGCAAAAATCAAAGAACTCGGAATAGAAATCCCCCGCAAAAAGCATAAATTCTAAATGTCAAAATCACAAAATTTATAAGGAGTGCGATGATGGGAATGACAATAACTCAAAAAATCTTAGCCGAGCATGCTGGCAAAGAAGAAGTCCACCCCGGCGAATTGATAATGTGTAAGGTAGATATCGCTCTTGCAAATGACGTTACAGCACCTATTGCAATCAAAAGAATAAAAGAGTTAGGTGCGGAAAAGGTATTTGACAAAGATAAAATAGCTCTCGTTCCGGACCACTTTACTCCGGCAAAAGACATAAAGTCTGCCGAACAGGTAAAAATGATGAGAGATTTTGCAAAAGAGTTCAACATTACCCACTTCTGGAACGAAGGAAGAGTCGGTGTAGAACACGCCCTCCTTCCAGAGCAAGGTGTTGTTGTTCCCGGCGATGTTGTAATCGGAGCAGACTCACACACCTGTACATACGGCGCTATCGGTGCATTCTCAACAGGCGTCGGTTCAACCGACATGGCTTACGCATGGCTAACAGGAGAGGTATGGTTCAAAGTCCCAGAACAGATAAAGTTTATCTACTACGGAAAGAGACAAAAATGGGTCTCTGGAAAAGACCTTATCCTTTATGTAATAGGAATGATAGGTGTTGACGGCGCCCTTTACAAAACGATGGAACACACAGGTGAAGCCATAAGAGAACTTCCTATAGATGACAGATTTACGATTTGCAATATGGCAATCGAAGCAGGCGCCAAAAACGGCATAATAGAACCTGACGAAATTACACTTGAATACGTTAAAAATAGAGCTAAAAGACCTTTCAAATTCTACAAGAGTGATCCTGATGCAGAATATTCAGAAATCTACGAAATTGACGTTTCAAAAATAGAACCTCAAGTTGCGTTCCCTCACCTCCCTTCAAATACCCGTCCAGTAACAGAATCTACACACGTTACCATTGACCAGGTCGTCATCGGTTCATGCACAAACGGAAGGATAACAGACCTTAGAATAGCTGCTGAAATTCTCAAAGGTAAAAAGGTCAACCCGAACGTAAGATGTATCGTAATTCCTGCAACTCAGGAAATCTACAAGCAGGCAGCAGATGAAGGCTTAATTGATATCTTCATCGACGCCGAATGCGTGGTTTCAACACCTACGTGTGGACCGTGCCTCGGCGGACATATGGGTATTCTTGCAAAAGGCGAAAGAGCGGTCGCCACAACAAACAGAAACTTCGTCGGAAGAATGGGACATCCTGAAAGTGAAGTTTACCTTGCTTCTCCTGCCGTTGCAGCAGCATCAGCTATTCTTGGCAGAATTGCTCACCCTGACGAAGTTCTTTAAAAATTCAATCGCCGGGGAATTCCCCGGCTTATCTTCTCTTTTCTTGGAGGGGGCATTGCGAATAACAATCACAGGAACGCCAGGTACGGGGAAAAGTACAGTCGCTCAAATACTCTCTAAAAAACTATCTCTTCCGCTGTACAACTTAAGCGATCTTATAAAAAAGGAAAAACTTTACACCAGTTACGACGAAAAAAGAGACGCATTTATCGTAGATATTGAAAAATTAAAAGAGTTTTTCGAAGAAAAAAAAGATTTTATAGCAGAAGGACTTATCGCCCACTACATACCTTCAGATGTTATCGTGATTTTACGGGCAAAACCGGAAGTTATCATCTCAAGACTCAAAGAGAGAAATTATCCTCAGGAAAAGCTTAATGAAAATGCCGAATCTGAAAGAATCGCATTCTGCGCAAATGAAGTTTTCGAACTCAGACCAGCACCTGTCACAATTCACGTAGATACAAGCACCAGAAAGCCTGAAGAAGTTGCAGATGTTATAATAGAAGGAATTAAAGAAGGCGGCTTGATAGAGGAGATAGACTGGCTGGAGGATTAATGGGGTATTTAAAATATGACATCAGCGGACTTAATTTCAATCCAAATAACTTAGAAAAAGAAATAACAAAAATCAAAAAAACCTTAGAAATAAATAAAAAAAATATGCCGTTTCTCTCCTGCTTCTCAACCAGGGTAAAAAAGATAAAAGAAACCTTAAGACGTTTCAAAATGGATTTTGACAATATGTTTGTAATAGGTATAGGTGGATCTTCCCTTGGCATACAGGCGATATATGAAGCCATACACGGAAAGTATAAAATAGGTGGAAGGAAGCTCTACTTTCTTGAAAACATAGACCCTTTTAACATACACCAGATATTTCAGAATGCTCCATGGGACAGAACTGTTTACTGTGTTATCAGTAAATCGGGTAAAACGCTGGAAACAATTTCAATAATG
It contains:
- a CDS encoding adenylate kinase family protein codes for the protein MRITITGTPGTGKSTVAQILSKKLSLPLYNLSDLIKKEKLYTSYDEKRDAFIVDIEKLKEFFEEKKDFIAEGLIAHYIPSDVIVILRAKPEVIISRLKERNYPQEKLNENAESERIAFCANEVFELRPAPVTIHVDTSTRKPEEVADVIIEGIKEGGLIEEIDWLED
- a CDS encoding sigma-54-dependent transcriptional regulator, whose protein sequence is MARILIADDERNIRLVLKKYLETLGHIVYEAENGNQALEILKTKKPDMAFLDIKMPGISGIELLSYEKNIPKVILTAYGTMDYTIKAIDKGAVEYITKPFELEEIKTIIDKITFSTEKEELDVIDEDAIIGSSKKMQEVFKLIGRVARTDATVLIVGESGTGKELVARAIHKYSKRANGPFVAINCAALPTNLLEAELFGYEKGAFTGATSRKKGFFEQAHGGTLFLDEIGEIELPLQSKLLRAIQEKEIRRLGGDAPIKVDVRIVAATNRNLEKEVKKGRFREDLFYRLNVLKIELPPLRERKEDIIPLTNFFIKKFSKEFKLPIKQLTERAKKWLYSYDFPGNVRELENMILKAMLLSPIDIIDINDLLTEKQEEKAPNLQEAIREFVTYVFTVEQKDKNNLYDIVMKSAEKILITEVLKHTNWNQVKAARTLGIHRNTLRAKIKELGIEIPRKKHKF
- the leuC gene encoding 3-isopropylmalate dehydratase large subunit, giving the protein MGMTITQKILAEHAGKEEVHPGELIMCKVDIALANDVTAPIAIKRIKELGAEKVFDKDKIALVPDHFTPAKDIKSAEQVKMMRDFAKEFNITHFWNEGRVGVEHALLPEQGVVVPGDVVIGADSHTCTYGAIGAFSTGVGSTDMAYAWLTGEVWFKVPEQIKFIYYGKRQKWVSGKDLILYVIGMIGVDGALYKTMEHTGEAIRELPIDDRFTICNMAIEAGAKNGIIEPDEITLEYVKNRAKRPFKFYKSDPDAEYSEIYEIDVSKIEPQVAFPHLPSNTRPVTESTHVTIDQVVIGSCTNGRITDLRIAAEILKGKKVNPNVRCIVIPATQEIYKQAADEGLIDIFIDAECVVSTPTCGPCLGGHMGILAKGERAVATTNRNFVGRMGHPESEVYLASPAVAAASAILGRIAHPDEVL